The DNA sequence gtggttcaaaagatacaagatctatgttaaaattttattattatgtttattatttgttctttgcatcattttgatcaagtgatgtattataacttttattagtgtataaaatatagattcattataatttaaaaaattgaagtaaacaaacatttacaatatattttaatttaaatatttttttccttttatattttttttaaaatattttttccttttatagttttttaaaaaaatatttttaaagtttatcaactaggtttcattaatgtttgcaaatttaataaatgtttgtgttctcattaaattttatttggtattctcatctaaaatgtaaacaattataatttatttcaaagtatttgatatcaaagaaacaaccatactcctaatattgaatatttgataatattatatttcctttaccgtaatttttattattttataaaaattagttaaaattaatattaaagtagtaagtaaacgggtacgggtatgggtacgagattataccccttacccggtggggatggggatgggacaaaagtttgatacccgttgggtttgggtatgggggtggggatgaatttgtttttacgggtatgggtatgggatagtgaaacccgtccccgccccgccccgttgccatccctaagcataacaaagagaaaattttaGCATACATTTGGCCAACATGATGGTTGAAAGGTTGCCAAACTAATCATATTATTGTAGATCATACAATTAAGTGATCTCAATCTTCGATCACAACTTAAAGTTGCAGGTCGAAGGATTGATGATCTTAATCACTCAATCACAATTTAGAGTTGTAAATCCGGTGATCTCAATCATAACTTCAAGTTGTAGATCGAACGATCGACGATCTTAATTATCCGATCACAACACAAGATGATGATCGAATGATCAATGATCTTAATTTTCCGATCACAATATAAGTTGATGATTGAACTAACGACTTAATTATTCCATCACAACACAAGTTGTTGATCGAATTTTTGACGATTTTAAACGATTGTTCATGATACAACTCGATGACCCAATTCGTACTTATTCATGTGGTAGTAATATACATTTAATGAGAAAATTATAACATCACTGTTAAGacatttaaattacattttaatgaTCCTAAAGGAGTATCTATTAATAAACATCATGAATATAGACAATAAAAGGGAAATATTGATATTAGAATAATTCTTTAAATAAGGGTGAcaatgaaaaaatatgaaagaagaGAATGCTCTAACTTACCCGTTTCCATACTTCTTGTGACATCCTAATTAGTagataattctaataaataaagtatcaaaaaattataataaaatagagcAATGACAGAAGCATATCAGAATTAACCTTTTACAGTTATCCAGAATATAAACACAAGTATCATAGGCACAAAAATAAGTccataaacataatttaaaccTAGAATAGTTTGGCCAAAAGGATTGTTCACAAAGTaaggaatttaaaataaaacagttCCAAAAGGGTGCTCAAAGAGCTATAAAAATAAAGCCTAGTCTAAATAGCCGCATCTCCACCATCCTCACGATCACTAGGAGCCTCCACATCTACTCATATCAACATtggtgatcatcacaaaaaggaaaactaaatagaacacaaacacaaagagaaatggtaagctagtgaaaataattttgatatatataagcAAGCAGATTACGAGCATGCAATTCATTGAGCACACATAAAGCATGTAATACCATATAGTAATTatccacacacaaggttagtccatgaTTATCTAgggtcattatcctgccaaagactaggacctcctgctactctcaccacatcaACCAGTTTACTCTATGTGAGTTTGACTGATTCATTTGAGTGCCAAGATAAatcttacttgaatccttatttCATTACATACATTACAAAAATAAGTAGGCGAGattactctcgcttaggcgaaagttcctcgctcaagcgacaacTCAAGACAGAGAGTAGGGATGAGTTTATGCTATTCTCACATACAGTGGCGGAGCATTAGTGTAGCAaggaggggccatggcccccccaatattttttatttttttttaaaactatatatattattttgaaatttttaaaaattttgaaattaaaattatagatagtatattttaaaaattgatagaaattaaattatctctttttatttcttttataaaatacaacatttaatgttaataaataataaaacataaaatcaaatttaataaaaaataaaaatatttaggtttaattactcttttggtctctgttttcgtctaaaaatatcaaatttcgactaaaaaattggaactaaattgagactaaaaaaactgGAGGGCTAACTTGACATTTTAGAAACACTAACCAAGtaattaaatcaaacatttattaagatattttttaatttttttctgacATTGCCttcttattttttacaaaattgtactTATCtcttattctcatttttttttgaagaagaaATGAAGTCAAACAGATAgtcattatttttgctctcatttcttatttgtttccttcatttctcgaagaaaaaaaaatgtaagtctTTCTTGTTTGACTTGatgatgaaatattagtttaataattattaaaattattttttatctcatgagccttttgtatactcattttttatgattatagaagcaaaaaacaatgtattatgtgttttttataatcgatttttaattgtgacttgattataatatatttttcttctaataattaTGTCTTCCAatcttttattagattatggtaaattattttttaatatattaaaaaaaattatatcgaTGAACAATAagataatagattcattttgtaaaagttataaaaggctcatgagataaaaaaactatatgtgaaaaatgaaaacaagataaattATACTTCTTCATTGTTTTATAGAAGCGTAATTCTTTGAagtattatactaatgatccaatCAAATGATCAAATCATTATATTACTTTGGTCCCTCCAGAACTCTTGGTCAAGATCCACCACTGCTCACATAGGCAAGAGCTTCTCGTTTGGGCGAAAAaccactcgcttaggcgagtatAGGAGAAAACCACCTGCGCTCACACATGCAAAGCCAAAAAGCAGTGCAGAAACAATCTACAGTCCAATGCAAACATCAATCCAGCAACAAAAAACACATGCATGGGTTAAAACAAGTAAAtcatctaaaaaaaaattataaaccctaGCTTTTCTTACCTCGACTAAAGTTAACAcagcaacaaaaaaaaaccCAGCCCCAACGGAAAGGTACTACATCTCCAGAAACAACTACAGAGTTGAAAAACAAGGCACGTGAAGAGAGAGTGAATCTCCATACAAGAATCGAAGTGGAACTATAGCTCCAGAATAGAAAAACGAAAAGGAAACAAATGTTGGGGATTGACTTACGTGGAGGAAGGAACGTTCCGCTAGCTCGGAGGAGGATCTCTCAAGAGCCCTAGCTCAACTCCTATTTCAGAAAGGGAAGAAAAGAGTGTGAACTATTTTGGTTGAGAAGACAGAATGAAAAGTATGTTAACAACTAAAAGAGGTCCTGAAAAAAATAAGTAGGTTGCACTACAACATTTTGTAGTTTAGACCACACTAAATTAGACAACGACTAAATAAATGTGgcctaaacatataataaacaacatttttataaatgttgtataaatattatgaaagtccatgattatataactgttgctttaaactatgtgggcaaaacaagtaaaaatgtggtctaaaaatATAAGTTAGGTCTAAGATCAACTTGAAAAACTGTTGTCAATTGTGAGGATTTTAAGGAACAGTTTTAAAAGTGTTGTTGTACTAAAAACCGTTGTCTATTATCTATAGTTACACTCACCTATACCACATCTAAAAAATTGTGGTCTAATCTTTAGAccatgatttttataatttacatcACATATTCATATGATTGTctaaaatgatttttgttgtagtgttgACATTGGACTCTCTAATAAAGTGAGACCCAAACCCAAAGATTTTATAAACAGAACCAAGTTTTACGATTCTTAACTAGAAcaatttatattctttatttatggCATGtccttcttttatatatatatatatatatatatatatatatatatatatatatatatatatatatttattgtaacaTATGTATATAATGAACTTTGACTTCTGCTCAACTTTAGGTGTCGATGCAATCATTTTTAGTAATTTTGCATCGTCCGAAGAATTTGTGATGGTTTAAGAAGTGGTTCTAGGTTGTTGCTCGGTAGAAGAAGTTTCcttgttattgtgtgtaattaATAGCGTTTAACTTgataggttatatatatttcatataggttatggtcatggcatagttatggtcattgagagattgtggttctatatggttatatgacattagtcttacacatataagatcttagacaccacttttacaccaaaaccttaaggcaatgttgttatgagtctttattcttatatagtgtttaactttgtcttttctatccaatgtgagactttttgactcacacttggactattcccaacataaCTCTTTGTGCATTATTTGTTTTGTCTGTTTGGACGATCATCATACGTTGTTGTTGTCGTTGGTGTTGTCTAACGAAAAGTGAGGTTGCCAACCCATACAGAAAGATGCTTCAACCTTATTACCAGGCTTCTAATGCTCTGTTTTCCACAATCCTTTTTGCATATGCaatcataatcattttccaAGCAAACAAAACACAATCATTTTTATGTACTATAAATTTACGTCACTTTGCTtcacatttaagaaaaaatggtGAGCCCGTTATACAAATGAAGGAGTAATAAATCATTTGTAATTGCAAAAACATGCGCTCTCAGTTTCGTATGCTATTTAGAATCTGGGATACATGTTTTGGATGTAAATAATACAAGTTATGCAAAGTAGCGTTCACTTAAATATGAAATCATCATGTTTATACATTTGACTTCATCCAAAGCAGAATCAAACATTTACCTAATATATTAtactcttttaaatttaattttgatgcaCATTTAACTGACAAAATTCAAGATAtctttttaattgatattttatactttttaatatattcctATGAGTACAAGTATGAAAATCGAGAAAATTCAGAATATTTATCAGTTCCATAATGTTAACTTTCACTATACccaactataaaaaaaaaaatccaaatctATTGGACtgaagtaaatatattttaactaaattgtATTATGATGGGTCTGGTTGATTGGGCAATGGGCCGGGTATACCCAGGACCAGAGAGCTTTTTTTCGTTATTgttagttaaattttattgttttctagTGCAGCATTTAATTAGTTGTGGAATTGTACCAATTTTCCTGTTTATATAGTTTCAGTAGAAGGCTTGAGATGTTATGAGTAGGGTCGTTAAAAGTAGCTACCGATTTGGCTCGGTATAGTTTATGGGCTAACttcactaatatatttttttcacttaattTCATCCAATCTTAGGTCAATAAGTCAAcgacttattttttatttaattaaaattttaaagaattataatttttgtgtgaAATAATCATATTAACATGTCTCACTTTTTATAACatatatgtaattattacaaataaatatccATACAAGTACATAATAGGATATATCACTTTAAAATTGACAATTCTAATCAAACTACCACAATATATATACACGTTGTAGATGGTGTTCGCTGAATGTTTTTACTAATTGGTCTAAACGagaatttaacattttatttaccCCACAAATATCAAACCACCTCTCTAGTACTTAACATAATTAGATAGAAGATCATGCTTAGTAATATATCAGTATATCCTAAAATAAATAGATCAATTAGGACTCCATCTATATGAACATTGAACAaggctaaaaaaaattatttctttttcaacatTGTTTTTGAAGTTTCATATAACGTGAATCGTAAGTTATATGAGCGTGCTCATCAAGTCAAACCTATGATGAGATCTATTTGTAAGAGGTTTTCTTTTAATCCTTTTTTCTGAAATCTAACTAAAACTTaggaatgtcaaaaatattcgtacccgcagatatccgcggataaaacccgtcatggataggaaatgaatattaaaaatggatatccgctacccgcgggtacgggtattttttatacccgcatgttaacggggcgggtacggatatcatagtatccgtacccgtggatacccgtacccgctaaactttaattcacacaaatatccttatatatatatatatatatatatatatatatatatatatatatatatatatattagtaaaaaacattctgatctaatattttctaagctgtacattttatctttttttgtcTCCATTCTTTCGGCTTCAAatattggtacgttgtcttcttccaagtacatcCCTTAACATTCTTCTCTTAcccttctttgaaattgggcatatacatcaaaccctatatagacaatgacgtttatggtatgcttgttgtcaaatgatggaatcaaaataagaatacttgacacgtgacatttggggtttattatttgattatttttcaagaatcaatcggagaaagtgaacttgttgatcaaaacactaattaaataatttccattgtgttgaaccgtcattctatatttatttttataattatttggacttataggacttgagtttgtttgaactttatttaaaatttatgacagtggtgtattttattttatttgaatttatgattaaatatttattttttaaataattttgtaaatacccgcgggtacccgtggatacccgcggatataaaagaaatagacgggtacccgcataatggatacccgACAAATATGGGTATAGGTacggggcaaatatttatcTAGCGGGTAAGGTACGGGGGatctactacccgtaccctacctgccccgttgacatccctactaaaacctattaaaattttgtgaagCTTGAATTTTATGAGAGTCTCGGAGTCAGCATATActgtgcaaaaaaaaaaaaagtgcaaaAATGGAAAGGATATTAATCTCCTCAAACACATACATCCTCTACAGTGACACATCTTTAGTAAATATTTTGACACaaaatatactataattaaaataaaatatttggtatatatattaaaaatttgcaAGGATATTAGTGTTGGAAAGATATTAGTTTTGAAAGGAAATAAACAGAGCTAGTTTCAACAGTAAGATCTAAAATGATTTTGAATCCAGTTTTATAAAACAAAGTGGTCTagttttaaaattgaactttcTTTTTTCTGATTCTACGAAATGCATAGCctaattatttcttttcttttatttttgtaaaagccAAATCATGTCCACCCCCAATGTGTCTTTGTCCTTCTTTACTAATCATGTTTAATTTGAATAGTTAAACCCTATAATTAACTGCATACacatatcttttttaaaaatttatcttgTTGATTTCTACAAGATTCTTTTCAAATCATTATCGCAAACCAGGCCATGCCATGTAAAAAActtctatattatttattcacaAATTACCTTACacataatatatttgttaacttttataataattttttatcgattcagtatgtaaatattttctacCAGTAGAACAtagaattaatttcattatctACTAAAAAATATTCTGTTTAATAAACAGTTACAAATTAGTTTCTTCAACTCTTTTTGTATCTGCAAAGTTCAATCTAAGAAAAGAGCAAAGAGAAATGAATGTTAGAAGAACTTTAATTCCTTTCCATATATTAACTCTACATTGATGTGAACAAAATTACAACCCTGAGCTTTGTATGTAACACGATTTGATTGGGTAGCAAGGTATCCTGTCACAGAATACATAACGGCGTAAAGGCACCACAACATTTTTTCACTGATTAACTAtgctaaaaaacaaaaacagtttTAACAAGTACGAGAGTTTGATTTCGATAATCTATTTAACCATCTCTGCAAATTTTGACTAGATCATCGAAATGAAACTACAACCGAAACTAAAGAGTTAAAAAAAGTGGAGACAAAAGTTAGGACTAGAAAGTCCTGAGGAACAACCAATGAGTGTGTTTTCTGTCAATGTTCTTCTCCTTAATGGTGTCCAAAGTAGGTTTCCACCCTTTTCCCGACAACTGCCGATTCAAATACTCCGGCCTGGCTTCTAGAATTTCCGGCAGAAGCTCCGAAAACTGACACCTCTCTTCGTTCTTCTCTCTTTCCTCTTCCTTTCTCCCCGGTTCCACAATTGTAGTGTTCTGGCACAAACGCGTAAGCCAAGGAACAAACTTTGAGGACCCCACAAGAGACTTTGAATGCAGAGCAGAATTAAGGATGAAGAGAATGCGTCGGGTTTCTTCCCCGCTTAACCCAACGGGCTTCCCTCGCTTCACGGGAATCATCAGATACGCCTTGTTTGTTTCTAACTTGTTATCAGCCGGCAATGGCGTCGGCCGTTTCTGGTTCACCGCCGAATGCAACTCAACCACCACCTGTTCCGGGTGCTCCAGCATCAGCTCCGCCACCGTCACCGATTGCTCAATTTCATGCACGGAACCGTCCCACCACACGATTTTGCCCCTGCCATCTGAGGGACGAAGTGAGACTTGGTTCCCCATCTCTCACAATCACAATCACAATCTATTGAGTTTAAGTAAAAGGAGTTTGGGTTTGGATTGCATTATATTGGGGTTTGAAAACCTACGTCAAGGGCACGTTTGGTAAAGGAATTGATGTTTGTTAAACCGCTACATCCTGTGACGCACATAATGGTGAACTTGGTTGTTCTCGTTTAGATGAGTATTGGCCTTTGTGTCTGTTACAATGTCACTTCCAAATTTGACTTGGGGTATAACATGTCTGCCACATTTATCCTTATTTCTAGCCGGGGATGACGATTTTGATTGAGGtaaaacttaaaacttaaaCTGCTGAATATGTTGTAATCAATATGAAAACTCtttttaataagataataaattgtttaatattagTTTTTCCCGAAATGTTAAGTGTGAAAATATAATAAGGTGGTTTGGTTGTACTGTTAGGGACGTGGTACTGAATTAAAATGAAGTTTTGGTTGCTTGCATGTGGTGTAATTGGAACCTTGTAAGGTTTCTCTGTGGAAGGGTAACGATGGTCAACACAAAATGTACATGTATTTTGTAGCATTAATGAATGGGTAGTCTGTGATGTACGCTATCATTAATATGATGAAGCATCAACGACCAGAATTATGACTAATTGGTTTGGTCGTGAGCTTGACCTGCAGTGGAAGGAACCATGGATAATGTGGCATGATTCAAGGCGAACTTTTCTAGTAACTTAGCCTCGGAAATTGCAATAATAGATACCAGTTAGATGAGAAAAGAGTCAACATTACGGTCATTTTATGATTTCATTGTTAAGGAAGAATAAAGATTTACAAATGCAATTGGGTGTGGATGTTAGTTCATACAATTACGTAAAAAACATTCATAATGAACTTCGTCtgcttatatattatgattttggTTTATGTAACAGTACTTTATGTTCTATATTAACACTTTTTATTATTgtcacttaaaataaaatataaaaatttggttaaattttaatttcatataaaatttgaatgaaaCTAAACTAATATTTTGAAGTTTAATTGGAGTTATTTCATGTGGTTTTCCCTGACATGAATTTGTTACCTTTTGTAAATAATTGCAACGTATTTTTACTGAAAAACTAAATATGTtgtaatagaaattatccaataaaaatgttgtaaattattttataattattatcaaaatcataattttaaatttttcctgAGAGATAAATTACataatcttataattaaaaattataatataaacttatcaatgtattttgataaatataaatgtcaTAAGCAAAATACATTCAGGTGGTAAGTCttaaatatgtttaataatTGCTAATTAACTATCGtcatatgatattatatttaaatgctAGGTTTGATTCGATTCTTAATGTTATCATATTACTTCTCAATTTTACCGCTTTTAGACAtcaaaaagtaatttaattcaGCTAAAAGTCCTGTACATCAAATAGCGTAAAAacgttaaaataaattacagttCACTCAATACAAATTTACAGTAAATACGGCTTTCATTTATAGGAATTACACGACTCTTGTTCAGTCGTTAGTTTCTCTTTAAATTACGATGTCGTATAGACGAgaatgtttattaaaaattttattaatttttatttgtgtgaGCAATAACATATGTAGCATTCAACGTTGTTAGAATTGGTTGGAAGAGTGTGGTCGGCGGAAGTCCAGTTTTAATTGCAGCCGTTTAAACTGATTGCTCCAATCAAATGACGTCATAAATATTTCGTTAAATTAGGAACacgaaattaaaatatatgaatattaaatataaaaaagtgttAAACAATGAAATGATTAGTTGGTTTAAACAGTTAATATGTGGGTCACAGTGCTTCGCTGATTGTCAATCTAACTGTATCTAATGCCCAATTCATAATTACATTTGTTACGGCACTCACACtatgcttttatttttctatttcttttttttaatgaaatgggGTCCATTTTTTATGATCATCAttctattgttttaaataagttaCCAATAGTTAGTCTTTGTTATTGCCACTTtacctaaattttattttattttctaaagtattcaaataaattaaatttaaatttattttattttattttttgattgagtttttttttaattgtcattgaataaaaaagtggttgtgaaatatttattttgatcaaTCTTGGttaatgatataaaattaatCGACATTAACCGAAACGTAATTCTCCTATTATTGGTTAATAATTTCCTAATTAACATTGATTGTGAAATATCACTGATTAactttatgtaaaaaaaaattaaattaatattaattaaaaaaatcttaattaaaatcaattcaaaataattttaatttacatatatgAAAAACTGATATGTTTGGGATTAACGgctgaaaattaatatttatattgattaagGAAATATAACTAAGAATGATTGTAAAATAATTAGGACTTAACGTTAACAATAAACCCatcttaattatatcaaataaaaaataaatataattaattttagtctaaaagtaatttttattgctatttaaaaaaattatgttgagATTATAACTCTGAAATAGTAATTAAGCCAACAATACCcctctcctctctctctctctctctctctctctctctctctctctctcctctctctctctctctctctctctctctctctctctctctctctctctctctctctctctctctctctctctctctcttctctctctctctctctctctctctctctctctctctctctctctctctctctctctctctctctctctctctctctctctctctctctctctctcttctctctctctctctctctctctctctctctctctctctctctctctctctctctctctctctctctctctctctctctctctctctctctctctctctctctctctctctctctctctctctctctctctctctctctctctctctctctctctctctctctctctctctctctctctctctctctcctctctctctctctctctctctcctctctctctcctcctctctcctctctctcctctctctctctctctctctctctctctctctctctctctctcaatcaaattaatatctgaagagaaaatataaaaaggagAATCATGATTTTAGGATTAAAGAAAACTAGCATGAGACCTGCGTACGCACGGGtcgtgtttttgtttttaaaaatttttgtttagaaaacggatttaatattattatcaataaatcaataatttcatttaaaagttatagatgtttatttttgaattttaaaatattcaaacaaCAAATTCATCTAACGATTATGAAATTATACATTTacgtataattaattattgatatatattatgTGTTCTATGTTATATGTTTTTGAGTAATTTGGAATAAATTATTTGTCATGATAtagattgttattttgtttggaTTACGAAATctcagtttaatttttttagaaatttaattacaGTATGTTGTTTGTGCTAATAAGTTTAGAGTTTTGGTGAacattaaagagtaaaaaacaggtgttaatttatttgttttggattttcttgttagatttaaaagttattttttaaaaagaaattaatatttatatttacatggttataaaaaatatgtaataattatattctttaaataaatataattttgaaataattttctaCAATTAATTACAGTTATATATTAGTGttgttatatttgtaatattattctcttattcaattatttatttgacaATTGATTTGAATTTAAGATCAATGTTGgtgaattgttttatttttttgtgttttcgtttcttgtttaAACCTAGCAGTAGATTATTAAAGTGGTATGGTAAACGTTTTTACTACTAATTTAATATATCTCTCAGAATACGAAAAGATGGCGGGAAAACCAACTTATTACATGTCTTGTCGTGGGGATATTTTTTTTGCACGTTGATTGGTTTGGTCAGGGGATTTTATTTCGTTCAGTCGTAACGTTTAGTGGCTTTAAATGGTAAGTTGGATCAGTGTGCGTGTGTTTGGtcagaaagaagaaagaagccATCATCCCTGTGTTTGgtcagaaaagaagaaagaatccATTATCCCTGTCGCAGTTGCAGCAGCATCCAAACGTTAAAATGTCTTCATCAAAGGCCATCAGCTTCACAAACTTTTACCAAAACTCAGTGACTGTCATGGAGCCCGCAGAGGTTGGTGCATTATTTTGTTCGTTTATTTAAAGTTTCGTTTTTTGGATATGAAAACCTAGGTTCTGGCGTAAAGTTAATCTTTTTTTGTACGATGGTGTTGTGGTTGAAGTATTTGTAGAAATTTGTGTtgaaagttttcatttttatgaatGCTACTGCTTTCGTGTATGTTAGGAATGTCTGGACTTCGAAGTTGGTTTTTATGACCAATGGGGTAAAATGCTACTGCTGA is a window from the Vigna unguiculata cultivar IT97K-499-35 chromosome 7, ASM411807v1, whole genome shotgun sequence genome containing:
- the LOC114192283 gene encoding uncharacterized protein LOC114192283, giving the protein MGNQVSLRPSDGRGKIVWWDGSVHEIEQSVTVAELMLEHPEQVVVELHSAVNQKRPTPLPADNKLETNKAYLMIPVKRGKPVGLSGEETRRILFILNSALHSKSLVGSSKFVPWLTRLCQNTTIVEPGRKEEEREKNEERCQFSELLPEILEARPEYLNRQLSGKGWKPTLDTIKEKNIDRKHTHWLFLRTF